A window of Chryseobacterium shandongense genomic DNA:
TTGAGATCTTAGCTAAGCAGAGCGCCTTTGCGAACTTAAAAATAGTTAGTAGTCAAAAAAACTTTGCGGACTTTGCGTTAAAACAAATACCATCATTAATAAAAAAACAAAAAATAACTAATTCAAAAAACTAATATGAGTTCAGTTAAATTACTTAAACCGACGAATTTCAGATGGACCATCTGCGTCCTGCTGTTTATTGCCACAACAATCAACTATCTGGATCGTCAGGTTTTATCCTTAACATGGAAAGATTTTATCGCTCCGGAATTCCATTGGAATAACAATGATTACGGAAACATAACGGCTCTATTTTCCATCTTCTATGCAGTGGGAATGCTGTTCGCAGGAAAATTTGTCGACTGGATGGATACCAAGAAAGGATTCCTCTGGGCTATTGGCATCTGGTCCATAGGAGCTGTTTTACATGCTTTTTGCGGTATTGCCACATCAGGAATCCTTACCGGAAACTGGACGGCAGGTTTTCACGGATCAAAAGAACTGATCGCAACAGTTTCCAATACCTCTGCCATTATCAGTACCAGTGTTTCACTGTTCATCTTTGCCCGTTTTGTACTGGCTATCGGTGAAGCAGGGAATTTTCCGGCAGCCATTAAAACCACGGCTGAATATTTCCCTAAAAAAGACAGAGCATTTTCAACCAGCATCTGGAATGCCGGAGCAACGGTTGGAGCTTTGGCTGCACCCATTACCATTCCTTTTATTGCGAAATCAATGGGCTGGGAATGGGCATTTATCATTATTGGAGCCTTAGGGTTTATTTGGATGGGACTTTGGGTATTTTATTACAAAAAGCCTCACGAGCATCATAAGGTAAACGAACACGAGCTTACCTATATCAATCAGGATCATGAGGAAATAACAGTTGAAGAAAACCAGGTTGCAGAACAAAGAAAATTCACTTTCAAAGAATGCTTCAGCTACAGACAAACCTGGGCATTTGCCTTTGGCAAATTCATGACCGACGGTGTTTGGTGGTTCTTTTTATTCTGGACTCCGGCATATTTAAGTTCGGTATACCAAATGGATTCCACACAAAGTGCATTCCCGTTATTTGTATTGTACATGATCACCCTATTGTCCATCATTGGAGGATGGCTTCCCAAATATTTTGTAGAAAAAAAGGGAATGAATGCATATAACGGAAGAATGAAAGCCATGCTAATTTTCGCATTTTTCCCGTTGCTGGCTTTACTGGCCCAGCCATTAGGTTCTGTAACCTATTGGATTCCGGTTTTAATTATCGGAGTAGCGGGAGCGGCGCATCAGGCTTGGTCTGCGAATATCTTCTCGACAGTCGGCGATATGTTCCCGAAAAAAGCCATTGCCACCATCACCGGAATTGGCGGAATGGCAGGAGGAATAGGCTCGTTTTTAATTAACAAATCTTCGGGGCTTTTATTTGATCACGCTCATAAAGCATGGACAACCGTTGATGGGGTTCCTTTACTGGAAAAATATCCGCAGTATATCAACGAAAGATTACCGGATGGATTCTTCGAGCAGCTGGAAAAATCAGGAGCAGTCGTTGTAGACGGAATTGATAAAGGATACATGATCATTTTCTCAGTCTGTGCGGTTGCTTATTTAATCGCCTGGACAGTAATGAAAACATTGGTCCCGAAATATAAAGTGATAAAATAATATACTCATTCTAAACCTATAAGGTTTTTAAAACCTTATAGGTTTGAACACTTTGCGTTTAAAAAAGAAGCGCAACAATATTAGAAAGATGGAAAATCAAATAAAACAAAAATTAAATCGTGAACTAATCAATTATCAGGAAAAACTTCCCCTTAAAATCGTACAATTTGGTGGTGGGAATTTCATGAGAGGATTCACGGATTATATCATTGATAAATTAAACAAGGAAACCGAATGGAAAGGCGGAATTGTCAATTTGCAGGCAACACCAAATGGCTCTATTCAGAAAATGGAAGAGCAGGATAATGTATATACGCTTTTCACAAGAGGAATTAAAAAAGGAGAAATTCATGATGAAAAGCAAGTGATTTCTGCGATTCAGAAGTCGGTAAATCCTTATGCAAACTACGATGAATTCTTAGCGCTGGCAAAAGAGCAAGAACTGGAATTTATATTTTCAAACACCACAGAAACCGGAATTGCCTACGATGAAACGGAAGCATCTTACGAAGGTCCGCACAGGAATTTCCCTGCAAAAGTGACGGTTTTACTTCATGAAAGATTTAAGCATTTCAATGGAGCGGCAGATAAGGGATTAAGAATTATTCCATGCGAATTAATTGAAGACAATGCATTTGCGTTAAGAGATATTATCGTTAAATATGCACAGTTGTGGAATTTAGAAGAATCATTTGTGCAATGGATTAACCAGCATAATTATTTCCATAATACATTGGTTGACAGAATCGTTCCGGGTTACCCGAAGGACGATGTGGAAACTTACGAAGACCAGTTGGATTACGAAGACAAGATGATGGTGGTTTCAGAATGTTTCCTGCTTTTTGTGATCCAGGAAGCCGGAAATTTAAAGGAAAGAATTCCTTTTAATGAAATCAATGAGCAGATTTTAGTAGTTGATGATATTCAGCCGTACCGTTTAAGAAAAGTCAGAATCCTGAATGGTGGTCATACTTTGATGCTGGCTCCTGCAATTTTATCGGGACAGGAAACGGTAAAAGAATCCATCGATAATCCGTTTATCGGGAAGTTTTTAAGCGATGCCATTTTCAATGAAGTAAACCCTACATTAGGTTTGGATATGAATGAGCTGAAAGATTTTGCGGAAGAAGTTTTCGACCGTTTCAGAAATCCTTTCATCAAACATTATTTGGCGAGCATTGCGCTGTATTTTGTTTCTAAATTTAAAGTAAGAGTATTGCCGAGCTTATTAACTTACGTTGAAACCAATGGAAAATTACCGGTAAATCTTACCTTTTCTTTAGCAAGCTTAATCCGATTTTATCAGGGAAATTTTAGAGAAAAGACCCTTCCATTAAATGATGAAGAAGGAGTGGTTTCCAAATTCAAAGAAATCTGGAAAAACGAAGACTATGGCAAAGTGGCTGAACTGGCACTTTCCGAAAAATCTTTCTGGGATACCGATCTTACCAAGGTAGAAGGCTTGAAAACTGCGGTTGCCAAGGCATTATACGAGATCGATCATAATGATATGGAAACAGCGTATAACAATTTTGTACAATTCAATTCGTAAAAAACATGCAAAAGAAAGTACTGAAAGTAAATCCTAAAGACAACGTTATTGTAGCGCTGCTGGATTTACCTGCCGGAGAATCGGTACATCTTGATGGTTCACTGTATACTGTAGTAAAAGATATCAAGGCTAAACATAAATTTGCAGCCGTAGATTTTGAGGATGGCGATCATATCATCATGTATGGGGTAATTGTCGGAAAAGCAAATCAATCCATCAAAAAAGGAGAAGTTATTACGACGGAAAACGTAAAACACCAAAGCGCCAAAGTAGAAGGCAAAACCGAAACTTTGGGCTGGATTCCTCCGAATGTAGATCAATGGAAAAACCGTACTTTCATGGGCTATCACCGTGAAGACGGACAGGTAGGAACGGAAAACGTATGGCTGTTCTTTCCTCTGGTATTCTGCGAAAATAAGAATATCGAAACACTAAAAGACATATTTGAAAAAGAGCTGCTTCACGAAAAAGCAAGCAAACATCAGCTGTTATTAAGGTCATTGCTAAATGGAGGTGAAACTTCTGATATTGCAGTGGAAGAGAAAGAAGATACAAGAATATTTAAAAATATAGACGTACGGTTTATCACACATCAAGGCGGTTGTGGCGGAATCCGTCAGGATGCCGAAGCATTGGGAAGGCTATTTGCAGGATATGTCAACAATCCTAATGTTGCAGGAGCAACCGTTCTCAGCTTAGGCTGTCAAAATCTCCAGGTGCAGATTTTCATGGATGCTCTTCACGCATTAGCTCCTAATAATAAAAAACCGATTGTTGTGTACGAACAGCAGAAATCAGGAACGATTGATGAAATGCTGACCGGCGTGATTAAAGATTCTTACGAAGGAATTAAAAAAGCCAATGAAATCGAAAGAAAACCTGCGTCTATCACTAAACTGAACATCGGTTTGGAATGTGGTGGCTCAGACGGCTTCTCCGGAATTTCTGCAAATCCTGTTTTGGGCGAAGTTTCCGATATTATGGCGGCCGTTGGCGGAACCACCATGCTGGCGGAATTCCCTGAACTGTGCGGAGTAGAGCAGGAGTTAGTGAACCGATGCATCAACGATGAAGATGGCGTAAAATTTCTTCAGTTGATGAAAGATTTTGAAAAATCCGTTGTCGCAGCAGGATCAGGTTTTGATATGAATCCGTCTCCCGGAAATATCAAAGACGGACTGATTACCGATGCCATGAAATCGGCAGGTGCAGCCAAAAAAGGCGGTGCCG
This region includes:
- a CDS encoding tagaturonate reductase, with the protein product MENQIKQKLNRELINYQEKLPLKIVQFGGGNFMRGFTDYIIDKLNKETEWKGGIVNLQATPNGSIQKMEEQDNVYTLFTRGIKKGEIHDEKQVISAIQKSVNPYANYDEFLALAKEQELEFIFSNTTETGIAYDETEASYEGPHRNFPAKVTVLLHERFKHFNGAADKGLRIIPCELIEDNAFALRDIIVKYAQLWNLEESFVQWINQHNYFHNTLVDRIVPGYPKDDVETYEDQLDYEDKMMVVSECFLLFVIQEAGNLKERIPFNEINEQILVVDDIQPYRLRKVRILNGGHTLMLAPAILSGQETVKESIDNPFIGKFLSDAIFNEVNPTLGLDMNELKDFAEEVFDRFRNPFIKHYLASIALYFVSKFKVRVLPSLLTYVETNGKLPVNLTFSLASLIRFYQGNFREKTLPLNDEEGVVSKFKEIWKNEDYGKVAELALSEKSFWDTDLTKVEGLKTAVAKALYEIDHNDMETAYNNFVQFNS
- a CDS encoding MFS transporter, with the protein product MSSVKLLKPTNFRWTICVLLFIATTINYLDRQVLSLTWKDFIAPEFHWNNNDYGNITALFSIFYAVGMLFAGKFVDWMDTKKGFLWAIGIWSIGAVLHAFCGIATSGILTGNWTAGFHGSKELIATVSNTSAIISTSVSLFIFARFVLAIGEAGNFPAAIKTTAEYFPKKDRAFSTSIWNAGATVGALAAPITIPFIAKSMGWEWAFIIIGALGFIWMGLWVFYYKKPHEHHKVNEHELTYINQDHEEITVEENQVAEQRKFTFKECFSYRQTWAFAFGKFMTDGVWWFFLFWTPAYLSSVYQMDSTQSAFPLFVLYMITLLSIIGGWLPKYFVEKKGMNAYNGRMKAMLIFAFFPLLALLAQPLGSVTYWIPVLIIGVAGAAHQAWSANIFSTVGDMFPKKAIATITGIGGMAGGIGSFLINKSSGLLFDHAHKAWTTVDGVPLLEKYPQYINERLPDGFFEQLEKSGAVVVDGIDKGYMIIFSVCAVAYLIAWTVMKTLVPKYKVIK
- a CDS encoding UxaA family hydrolase; this encodes MQKKVLKVNPKDNVIVALLDLPAGESVHLDGSLYTVVKDIKAKHKFAAVDFEDGDHIIMYGVIVGKANQSIKKGEVITTENVKHQSAKVEGKTETLGWIPPNVDQWKNRTFMGYHREDGQVGTENVWLFFPLVFCENKNIETLKDIFEKELLHEKASKHQLLLRSLLNGGETSDIAVEEKEDTRIFKNIDVRFITHQGGCGGIRQDAEALGRLFAGYVNNPNVAGATVLSLGCQNLQVQIFMDALHALAPNNKKPIVVYEQQKSGTIDEMLTGVIKDSYEGIKKANEIERKPASITKLNIGLECGGSDGFSGISANPVLGEVSDIMAAVGGTTMLAEFPELCGVEQELVNRCINDEDGVKFLQLMKDFEKSVVAAGSGFDMNPSPGNIKDGLITDAMKSAGAAKKGGAAPIVEVLDFTEYATKPGLNLLCTPGNDAECTTALVGSGATVVLFTTGLGTPMGNPIAPVVKISSNTALAEKMPDIIDFNAGTVISGDKTIPEAADELLEYIIKVASGEVKTKADLLNQNDFIPWRRGVSL